A window from Opitutia bacterium ISCC 52 encodes these proteins:
- a CDS encoding UDP-glucose 6-dehydrogenase, whose translation MKICCIGAGYVGGPTMAVIAEKCPHINVTVVDVDASKIDAWNNGNLPVFEPGLAEVVEQQRGKNLFFSTDRETAIAEADIIVVAVGTPTKKYGIGAGRAADLVYIEKCARDIAKMAKGPKIVVEKSTIPVRTADALKQILDESDSAQFQVLSNPEFLAEGTAIEDLHNADRVLIGGDQTPEGLEAIETLTSVYANWIPRERILATNLWSSELSKLTANAFLAQRISSINAMSALCEETGADVDEVARAIGTDSRIGPKFLKASVGFGGSCFQKDILNLVYLCEHFGLQEVADYWCKVVEMNDYQKKRFSGKIVHSLFNTVNGKKIAILGFAFKKDTNDTRESSSIYVCQDLIAENATVSIYDPQVTRDNIFLDLSESEVDENGIPNRNVEIAEDAYAACEGAHAVAILTEWDMFKDLDYQRVYDAMEKPACIFDGRNILDRAALEKIGFKTYGIGKPSA comes from the coding sequence ATGAAAATCTGTTGTATCGGTGCTGGCTATGTAGGGGGACCTACCATGGCTGTCATTGCAGAAAAATGCCCTCACATAAACGTCACAGTTGTGGATGTTGATGCATCTAAAATTGATGCATGGAATAATGGAAACCTTCCCGTTTTTGAGCCGGGTTTGGCCGAAGTGGTCGAACAGCAGCGAGGAAAGAACCTATTCTTTTCCACCGACCGAGAAACGGCTATAGCCGAAGCTGACATCATTGTCGTGGCTGTCGGAACGCCTACCAAAAAATATGGTATTGGCGCCGGACGCGCAGCCGACCTCGTTTACATAGAAAAATGTGCCCGCGATATCGCCAAGATGGCAAAGGGGCCTAAGATCGTAGTTGAGAAATCTACGATTCCGGTAAGAACAGCGGACGCGTTGAAACAGATTTTGGATGAAAGCGACAGTGCTCAGTTCCAAGTACTTTCTAATCCAGAGTTCCTTGCTGAGGGAACAGCCATTGAAGATTTGCACAACGCCGATCGCGTTTTAATTGGTGGCGACCAAACTCCGGAAGGACTGGAAGCGATCGAGACGCTTACCAGTGTCTATGCAAACTGGATTCCCAGGGAAAGAATTTTGGCGACGAATCTCTGGTCTTCTGAACTTTCCAAGCTTACCGCGAATGCATTTCTAGCCCAGCGTATTTCTTCTATCAATGCAATGAGTGCACTCTGTGAAGAAACAGGTGCGGATGTGGATGAAGTTGCCAGAGCGATTGGAACAGACAGCCGTATCGGGCCGAAGTTTTTAAAGGCTTCTGTTGGTTTCGGTGGATCTTGTTTCCAGAAAGACATTCTGAACCTGGTGTATCTTTGCGAACACTTCGGTCTGCAAGAGGTCGCCGATTACTGGTGTAAGGTCGTTGAGATGAACGATTATCAGAAAAAGCGTTTTTCAGGTAAAATCGTGCACTCGCTTTTCAACACCGTAAATGGCAAGAAGATCGCCATCCTCGGTTTCGCGTTTAAGAAAGATACCAATGATACCCGCGAGTCTTCATCGATATACGTCTGTCAGGATCTGATCGCTGAGAATGCCACGGTTTCTATCTACGATCCACAAGTGACTCGGGATAATATTTTCCTCGATCTAAGTGAATCTGAAGTCGATGAGAATGGAATTCCCAATCGCAATGTCGAAATTGCTGAGGACGCCTATGCCGCTTGTGAAGGAGCGCATGCTGTAGCGATCTTGACTGAGTGGGATATGTTCAAGGATCTGGATTACCAGCGCGTTTATGATGCGATGGAGAAACCGGCCTGTATCTTCGACGGTCGAAATATCCTGGATCGTGCCGCCTTGGAAAAGATTGGTTTTAAAACCTATGGTATCGGAAAACCGTCTGCTTAA
- a CDS encoding indole-3-glycerol phosphate synthase TrpC — protein MDKLTEIMAFKRQEIADRVRDVPESELNGLIDANRPSLFTALKGHDKVSVIAEIKRKSPSAGNIAAGASALTQATNYVEASTDAISVLTDTEFFSGTLHDLEDATGYIKEKQAGIPCLRKDFFVHPIQVVEAAQAGASAILIIVRALKDEEISTLYQSANLAGLDSIFEIHNEEDLERAVGAEAKIIGVNNRNLATFTTDLALSETLIPQIPDACASIAESGIFTIEDVARVKAAGAQAVLIGQALMEHADPGAFIRQIHEL, from the coding sequence ATGGACAAACTGACTGAGATCATGGCCTTCAAGCGGCAGGAAATTGCCGACCGCGTAAGGGATGTACCTGAGAGCGAACTGAACGGTTTGATAGATGCCAACCGTCCATCTCTGTTCACCGCCCTTAAAGGTCATGACAAGGTATCTGTCATCGCGGAGATCAAACGGAAATCACCATCTGCAGGGAACATCGCCGCAGGAGCCTCTGCACTGACTCAAGCCACGAATTACGTTGAAGCTAGTACGGACGCAATTTCCGTGCTCACTGACACTGAGTTCTTCTCAGGCACCCTTCATGACCTTGAAGATGCGACTGGCTATATCAAAGAGAAACAGGCCGGAATACCCTGTCTTCGAAAAGATTTTTTCGTTCACCCAATTCAGGTGGTAGAAGCAGCACAAGCTGGAGCCAGTGCCATTCTTATCATTGTCAGAGCTCTAAAAGATGAAGAGATCTCCACACTCTACCAGAGTGCCAATCTGGCGGGTCTCGATTCCATTTTTGAAATTCATAATGAAGAGGATCTTGAGCGCGCCGTAGGAGCCGAAGCGAAAATCATTGGCGTCAACAATCGCAACCTTGCCACCTTCACAACTGATCTAGCACTCTCCGAAACTCTCATACCACAGATCCCTGATGCCTGCGCAAGCATAGCTGAGTCTGGTATTTTCACGATCGAAGATGTTGCCCGTGTAAAAGCGGCGGGAGCTCAAGCGGTGCTAATTGGACAAGCCCTGATGGAGCATGCCGACCCCGGAGCCTTCATCCGGCAGATCCACGAGCTATAA
- a CDS encoding MazG family protein: MSSIDALRETVAALRAPDGCPWDIEQTHQSLAVCLIDECCELLETLDSLDMEHMREELGDVLLQVIMHAQIASENEVFDFDAVCDEVNEKLIRRHPHVFGPKDLDLKDSAAVLKKWDEIKATEKKNGKQPEGKVFKHLPPQLPSLLRARDVYKQIQKKELDPGTLADTESIDESAKDLSEASAGKQLFELAAACRVAGIDPESALRRYANQIVDTIEERD; the protein is encoded by the coding sequence GTGAGCTCTATCGACGCTTTGCGTGAAACGGTAGCCGCCTTGCGCGCCCCAGATGGCTGCCCTTGGGATATTGAGCAGACCCACCAATCCTTGGCTGTTTGCCTGATTGACGAATGCTGTGAACTGCTTGAAACGCTCGACTCACTTGACATGGAGCACATGCGTGAAGAATTGGGCGACGTCCTTTTGCAAGTGATCATGCACGCTCAGATTGCCAGTGAGAACGAAGTGTTCGATTTCGATGCGGTCTGTGATGAGGTGAATGAAAAATTGATCCGGCGTCATCCGCATGTGTTTGGTCCCAAGGATTTAGATCTGAAAGACTCAGCTGCAGTTCTTAAGAAGTGGGACGAGATCAAAGCGACGGAGAAGAAAAACGGGAAACAACCTGAAGGAAAGGTCTTTAAGCACCTACCTCCTCAATTGCCGTCACTGCTTCGCGCCCGTGATGTTTATAAACAGATTCAAAAGAAAGAGCTCGATCCAGGCACCCTCGCAGACACGGAGTCTATTGATGAGTCCGCCAAAGATTTAAGTGAAGCCTCTGCAGGAAAGCAGCTGTTTGAGTTGGCAGCAGCATGCCGGGTTGCTGGCATCGATCCCGAGTCAGCCTTGCGAAGGTATGCTAACCAGATTGTCGATACCATTGAAGAAAGAGACTGA
- the rsmA gene encoding ribosomal RNA small subunit methyltransferase A, with protein MSTYPTLTVVKEILQTQGLAPRKRLGQNFLVDANIARKSLELAKVSEGDTIVEIGPGLGALTQLLLEAGSQVFAIEKDFGLHRFIDESIAPRFPEQLKLMQGDAMDHPLASLTDAPAQTKIVANLPYAISTPWLDSVLAGPLPERMVLMLQKEAADRFVANSGSGNFGPISLFLKSAYEVHEIHKVGAQCFYPLPDVGSALLSLRRLENPLVFKKEIKEGIRQIFRQRRKQISSIVAKAPLPDSFQAWLKAMIESGLAPETRPEAITETQWKALAAC; from the coding sequence ATGTCGACCTACCCGACTCTCACCGTCGTCAAAGAGATCCTGCAAACACAGGGACTGGCACCGCGCAAACGACTTGGGCAGAACTTTCTCGTCGATGCCAATATCGCCCGTAAATCTCTCGAGCTAGCCAAAGTCAGTGAAGGAGATACGATTGTAGAGATTGGACCAGGACTCGGAGCACTGACGCAATTGCTACTCGAAGCAGGTTCTCAGGTCTTCGCTATAGAAAAGGACTTTGGGTTGCACCGATTCATAGATGAATCCATTGCCCCACGATTTCCAGAACAACTCAAATTGATGCAGGGAGATGCAATGGACCATCCACTGGCATCCTTAACTGACGCTCCCGCCCAAACCAAAATTGTGGCCAACCTACCCTATGCCATCTCGACTCCATGGTTGGATTCGGTATTGGCGGGCCCGTTGCCGGAACGCATGGTCCTGATGCTACAGAAAGAAGCGGCGGATAGGTTTGTTGCCAATTCAGGGTCGGGGAACTTTGGCCCCATTTCTCTGTTCTTGAAGAGTGCCTACGAAGTGCACGAGATCCACAAGGTCGGTGCCCAATGCTTTTATCCGCTTCCAGATGTGGGATCTGCTCTGTTAAGCCTGAGGCGCTTGGAAAATCCCCTGGTATTTAAAAAGGAAATCAAAGAAGGGATCCGGCAGATCTTTCGTCAGCGCAGAAAACAAATCAGCTCCATCGTTGCCAAAGCTCCGCTCCCTGATTCCTTTCAGGCTTGGTTGAAGGCCATGATCGAAAGCGGGCTCGCTCCCGAAACAAGACCCGAAGCGATTACCGAAACTCAATGGAAAGCATTGGCTGCTTGTTAA
- a CDS encoding PLP-dependent aminotransferase family protein translates to MSSPSIRFSRIGQWAEPPVISEVMKVALENKDLLSLAAGFTDTEALPVKAVRDISVALATSGKPPQYLQYGTTLGRPGLRKFVSKRLSQFDQHQSPDYHPDHVMLTNGSQQALYLAMQVLCDPGDILLVESPSYFVFLELLKGLGIEAVGIPINEDDELDSKGLISLLEGMKANGTDKRVKGIYLESWFSNPSTRCLTNEKKAEVAHILRDAGLMIPILEDGAYQELYFEEPFPSTSVFAIEAFDAFPRLFFGTFTKSFATGLKAGFAICDHPDLLSKMTSVKGHHDFGSSNYAQAILEHAIEQGDYDAQLERGRKRYQLKMEVLHRTLVEEELQKVGWSWQKPDGGLYLWLKGPEGLDTSMEGAFFENAVKEGVLYVPGNLCFAPEGPKNYLRSSYGVLEVDDLVEAGKRLAKVIRQFN, encoded by the coding sequence ATGAGCTCTCCTAGCATTCGTTTTTCACGCATCGGTCAATGGGCCGAGCCGCCCGTTATCTCTGAGGTAATGAAGGTGGCATTAGAGAATAAAGATCTCCTGTCCCTGGCTGCTGGATTTACGGATACCGAAGCACTGCCTGTAAAAGCCGTCCGAGATATTTCAGTGGCGTTGGCCACGAGCGGAAAACCTCCTCAGTATCTGCAATATGGTACTACGCTGGGACGACCTGGCTTGAGAAAGTTTGTGTCCAAGCGCTTGAGTCAATTCGACCAGCATCAGAGTCCTGATTATCATCCGGATCATGTGATGCTGACGAACGGCTCTCAACAAGCTCTCTATCTCGCGATGCAGGTGCTTTGTGATCCGGGAGACATCCTACTGGTGGAGAGTCCTAGTTACTTTGTCTTTCTTGAGCTTCTCAAGGGGCTCGGGATCGAAGCGGTCGGGATTCCAATCAATGAAGACGATGAGCTGGATTCAAAAGGGCTCATTTCCTTATTGGAAGGCATGAAGGCCAATGGAACAGACAAGCGCGTGAAAGGTATCTACCTGGAATCATGGTTTTCAAATCCATCCACCCGCTGCCTTACCAATGAGAAGAAGGCTGAAGTCGCCCACATCCTCCGGGATGCGGGATTGATGATTCCGATTTTGGAGGATGGGGCCTATCAGGAACTCTATTTTGAGGAGCCGTTCCCATCCACTTCGGTCTTTGCCATTGAGGCGTTTGATGCTTTTCCCCGTTTGTTTTTTGGCACGTTCACCAAATCGTTCGCAACGGGTTTAAAGGCGGGTTTCGCCATCTGTGATCACCCGGATCTTCTCAGCAAGATGACCAGCGTAAAAGGGCACCACGATTTTGGTTCTTCCAACTACGCACAGGCGATTTTGGAACATGCAATCGAGCAAGGTGATTACGATGCCCAGCTCGAGCGAGGCCGCAAACGCTACCAATTAAAAATGGAAGTACTCCATCGTACGCTGGTTGAAGAAGAGCTACAAAAAGTGGGTTGGAGTTGGCAAAAACCTGACGGTGGATTGTACCTCTGGCTGAAAGGTCCGGAAGGGCTGGATACCTCCATGGAAGGCGCTTTTTTTGAAAATGCTGTAAAAGAAGGTGTTCTCTATGTTCCGGGCAATTTATGTTTTGCTCCTGAAGGCCCGAAAAACTACCTGCGTTCATCATACGGAGTACTTGAAGTCGACGATTTGGTGGAAGCCGGAAAGCGCTTGGCTAAAGTAATTCGTCAGTTTAATTAG